From the Acidimicrobiales bacterium genome, the window GCTCATCCCGGCCGGTACCGGCATGACCGAGTACCGCAACATCAAGACCACCGCGCCCGACTACGAGCCGATGGACTACTACTCGAGCGATTCCGACGAACAGGATGTCGCCGAGTGGCTTGCGGGCCGCAGTGATGCGGGCGCCGACGTGATCACACTGCCGGGTGCAACCACCTGACGCAGCCGTCATCTGAAATCAAGGCGAGTTGGCCCGACCTTTTCGGGCCGACTCGCCTTCATTTCGTTTTGGGGGCGGTCAGAGGAGCAACTGGATGGGTGCGGTGACGAACTCGTAGAAGACTGTCCACGCCAGCGAGTAGTCGCGGATGGTGACGAAGGCGAAGCCGCCGGCCACATAGAGGTTGGTGAGGATGGTGCCGCCGATGGTGCGGAGCCGACCTTCCTTGACGAGGTGCCACGGCCACCACGCGAGTACCGCCATGCCGATGCCGTGATAGAGGCCCCAGGTCACCCAGGTGAGCGCGAGGTCGTGCCACATGGCGATGGTCACCAGGGTGACGATGAGCGCCGCGGACTGGTTGCGGGTGGTGGCGATGACGGGGAAGAAGACGTTGCGGAACGCCCAACCCGACAGTGAGATGTGCCATCGGCGCCAGAACTCGGCGAGGTCGGGGGCCAGCACCGGCCAGCGGAAATTCTCACCGATCGTGTAGCCGAAGAGGCGGGCGAGACCGATCGCGATGTCGGAGTACGCCGAGAAGTCGAGATAGGCGAGCAGGTAGGCCAGCAGGCAGAAGCGCACGACATCCCACGGGTCGCCGGTCGGGTCGGTGACGACGCGGCTCCAGAGACCGCTCTCGAAGAGCAGCCCGCCGAGGATGCCGTCGACGATCACCAGCTTCTTGGCCACGCCCACCGTGATGCGCATGGCCCCGTCGCTCAGATCGAGCCGGGTGATGCGCTCTGCCCGGTTCTTGAAGAACGAGTCGACGAGTTCGATGGGGCCCGCCACGAGGGTCGGCGGGAACAGCACGTAGACGAGGTATCGGCGCAGGTTGAGATCTTCGAGCTGGCCACGGTGCCATCGCAGCTGGAGATCCAGCAGCCGGATGAGGAAGTAGCTCGTACCGAGCGGGAGGACGAGTGCGAGCGAGCCGTAGTCCTCGAACGACACGAGGAAGATGGCCTTGAAGTTCTTGAGGATCAGCAGGATCAGCGCGGTGATGGCCAGCCAGGTCAGGATGAAGCGGGACGAGCGCTTGTCGCTCGCCCGATACCAGCGGCCGATGGCGAAGAAGCCGAGCAGGATCCCCAACAGCATCAGTGTGAAGCCGAACTGGAGCGCCGACAGCGCGCTGACGGAGAAGGCGATCAGCAGCCACTGGCTCAGT encodes:
- a CDS encoding MBOAT family O-acyltransferase, with product MIKKLRPLITLLALGAVMVGIWSVVTDDIAAPETEGIAADGTWQADFEGKGATTDYVVRFSVDGASSVDDLVLRGFNSVDCNDALHCRGHATLAGDALRLVIDPIPAGATIDIEGIDTVRQIRQAPFDGRWLNRLFLLALAFVPIIVLTHRRVALSQWLLIAFSVSALSALQFGFTLMLLGILLGFFAIGRWYRASDKRSSRFILTWLAITALILLILKNFKAIFLVSFEDYGSLALVLPLGTSYFLIRLLDLQLRWHRGQLEDLNLRRYLVYVLFPPTLVAGPIELVDSFFKNRAERITRLDLSDGAMRITVGVAKKLVIVDGILGGLLFESGLWSRVVTDPTGDPWDVVRFCLLAYLLAYLDFSAYSDIAIGLARLFGYTIGENFRWPVLAPDLAEFWRRWHISLSGWAFRNVFFPVIATTRNQSAALIVTLVTIAMWHDLALTWVTWGLYHGIGMAVLAWWPWHLVKEGRLRTIGGTILTNLYVAGGFAFVTIRDYSLAWTVFYEFVTAPIQLLL